Sequence from the Fusobacterium sp. FSA-380-WT-3A genome:
TGGTTTTCCTCAAGAGATTACAGGAAAAGCACTTCTTGAAAATATGAGAGAGCAAGCTAAAAGATTTAATGTGGAATTTTTAGAAGGAACTTTTTTAGGAATAGATATATATTCAACTCCTAAAATAGTAAAAACAGATGTGGAAAATGTTGGAGCAAAAACAATAGTAGTTGCTTTAGGAGCTGGTAAAAACTCTGGTAAAAAAATTCCTGGAGAAAAGGAATTTTTAGGAGCTGGTGTTTCATATTGTGCTACTTGTGATGGGGCTTTCACTAGAAATATGACAGTTTCTTTATTTGGAAAAGGTGAGGAGATAGCAGAGGAAGCACTATTTTTAACTAGATTTTCAAAGGAGATTAATATATTTGTAACTGATAATGAACTTAAATGTAGTGAAGAACATTTAAAACTTTTACAAGAAAATGAAAAGGTAAAAATCTATCTAAATGCTCAATTAAAAGAGCTTTCTGGAAATGAATATTTAGAAAAAGCTCTTGTTTCAATAGATGGAGAAGAAAAAGAGTTTGAAACTCAATATGCTTTCTTATATCTTGGAACAAAAAATATGACAGAACTTTTAGGAGAATTTGCTACATTAGATAAAGCTGGTTTTGTAGTTACAGATGAAACTATGAAAACAAATGTAGAGGGAATATATGTAGCTGGAGATATGGTAGCTAAAAAAGTTAAACAGGTAACTAC
This genomic interval carries:
- a CDS encoding NAD(P)/FAD-dependent oxidoreductase, with protein sequence MMKNYDLVVVGGGPAGLTAAIYGGRSNLSVLVIEKRDVGSLAMAHSIENYPGFPQEITGKALLENMREQAKRFNVEFLEGTFLGIDIYSTPKIVKTDVENVGAKTIVVALGAGKNSGKKIPGEKEFLGAGVSYCATCDGAFTRNMTVSLFGKGEEIAEEALFLTRFSKEINIFVTDNELKCSEEHLKLLQENEKVKIYLNAQLKELSGNEYLEKALVSIDGEEKEFETQYAFLYLGTKNMTELLGEFATLDKAGFVVTDETMKTNVEGIYVAGDMVAKKVKQVTTAVNDGTIAGMEAIKYILKNK